The stretch of DNA AGCTTTATGTGTGCTGCATTCTAGAGAGCGATCTAATACCTCTGCTGAAGAAGTATCAAAAACCATAATCAGCCCTAGAGAGAAGATCCCTAATAAACAAGAAATAACAAACCACTTCATACTAAGGGCCTGCACAAATCAACGTATGCGCAACTGATCTCCAGGTTTGAGACGGCGGGCTTTATACTCATCAAGATCATTCATTTTTAGCAAATCGTCCAATCGAATATGATTGCGCAATGCTATTGTCCAAGGGCTATCTCCTTCTTGGACGATATAATAATTTTCAGATGTAGTATTTTGTGTTTGAGGATTTTTTTCACTGCCGACTTCTTGAGAAGTAGGCACTTTGATGATCTGGCCAATTTTAAGTTGGGTGGTCGTAAGATCATTGATCTGCATCAATTTCGCAACGGTAGTGTGGTTAGCTCGCGCAATGCGTTCAAGAAAATCTCCCTTTTTCACGACAACAGTAGCATAAGGAGATTGTTCCTCTTTCAAACTCTCCTGAACAGACTGAGGCACGACCGTGACAGTAGCGACTTCAGGAGTTTCGGTAACGACAGGCACAGGAGGGGTCGTTACAATAACAGGCTTACTTTCAATAAACTGTGTAGCTAGGGTTTCTTTAGCTATAGAACGATTTGGAACTTCTGCGACTAAAGGCTTTTCTATGACTTTTTCTTCTGAAACAACTGCTTGTGTAATTTTGCTGGCAGCAAAATTACGGTATCCCTCGTTATAATCCTTGACGCCAATACGCTTTGATGTGACAAAAAGAGCCACAAGCAATATAGCATTCACCACGACGGCTGTTATTACCATGTCTCTACGATTCATATCTACCTCGCTGCCTGCATTTCCCCGATCAACAGTTTAAAGTAAGTTCCCCGTTCTTCAAAACTTTGAAATTGATCAAAGCTTGCGCATCCTGGAGACAATAAAACAGTATCTCCTTCTTGTGCTATAATTTGAGCTATAGACACCGCTTCCTCTAAATCTTTAGCTAGCGTCAAAGGAATCGTTCCTGATAAGGCACGAGCTATTGTCTCTCGACTCTCCCCCATAACGATGACGTGTTTGGCTGTTTGGGACAACACAGAAGTTAAGGCAATGAAATCTCCACCTTTATCTCTGCCGCCCAAAATAACAACAACATCTTTCCCTACAGCCATAAGAGCCTTTTCTACTGCTGTCACTGTCGTGGCTTTGCTATCATTAATGTAGTGTACGTGATTTTTTTCCCCAAGATACTCTAATCTATGGGCAGGTTTTTCAAATGTCTGAACTGCCTTTAGAAAACCTTTTGGAGAAATGCAACTCACTTCATTAGCCAAAGCATAAGCTGCACAATAGTTATCTCTATCATGCAAGTATGTTGGTTTTAATGCATCCCCTTTATCTAAAATCTTCTCAATTTTTTCAGAGTAAATTTGATAAGGATTCCCTGAGCAACAGTCGCTCCCTGTCCAAAACGTTTTGGCAT from Candidatus Chlamydia corallus encodes:
- a CDS encoding lytic transglycosylase, whose amino-acid sequence is MNRRDMVITAVVVNAILLVALFVTSKRIGVKDYNEGYRNFAASKITQAVVSEEKVIEKPLVAEVPNRSIAKETLATQFIESKPVIVTTPPVPVVTETPEVATVTVVPQSVQESLKEEQSPYATVVVKKGDFLERIARANHTTVAKLMQINDLTTTQLKIGQIIKVPTSQEVGSEKNPQTQNTTSENYYIVQEGDSPWTIALRNHIRLDDLLKMNDLDEYKARRLKPGDQLRIR
- the murD gene encoding UDP-N-acetylmuramoyl-L-alanine--D-glutamate ligase, whose product is MCQRILVLGAGITGKSVARFLYRQGHYLIGADSSLEALISVENLHERIFMETGEFPENIDLVIRSPGIKPYHSWVEQALSRKIPVVTDIQVALKTPEFQRYPSFGITGSNGKTTTTLFLVHLLNTLGIPAIAMGNIGLPILDQMIHPGIRVVEISSFQLATQEENIPVFSGAVLLNFCRNHLDYHRNLEAYFDAKVRIKKCLRHAKTFWTGSDCCSGNPYQIYSEKIEKILDKGDALKPTYLHDRDNYCAAYALANEVSCISPKGFLKAVQTFEKPAHRLEYLGEKNHVHYINDSKATTVTAVEKALMAVGKDVVVILGGRDKGGDFIALTSVLSQTAKHVIVMGESRETIARALSGTIPLTLAKDLEEAVSIAQIIAQEGDTVLLSPGCASFDQFQSFEERGTYFKLLIGEMQAAR